A region of Lycium barbarum isolate Lr01 chromosome 1, ASM1917538v2, whole genome shotgun sequence DNA encodes the following proteins:
- the LOC132600096 gene encoding protein MIZU-KUSSEI 1-like, producing the protein MKTSMAKSFQDLSSKKQFNWTTKVSNEEQEEEVAKDPSLKACSNTTNTEDRKTDNTKLSPLKPPEVSNTNNTEDGKSDNIKLSSLKLPELSTSKSSSLNTTHEDKTQDKKINQESASAKRKAVARLKSVLTSLGGNRGNSQQGLGTKVVGTLFGHKHGHVHFAFQKDPNSQPAFLVELATPISGLVDEMASGLVRIALECDKADEKKSTRLIDEPLWRTCCNGKKCGFATTRECGPKELQILKAVEPISMGAGVLPGNSEESGEGDSGDVMYMRAKFERVVGSRDSEAFYMMNPDCDGAAELSIYLLRV; encoded by the coding sequence ATGAAGACAAGCATGGCAAAGAGTTTCCAAGATTTGTCCTCCAAGAAACAGTTCAACTGGACAACTAAAGTCAGCAatgaagaacaagaagaagaagtagcAAAAGATCCATCCCTTAAAGCCTGCTCAAACACAACCAACACTGAAGATAGAAAAACAGACAACACAAAGTTGTCTCCTTTGAAACCCCCAGAAGTCTCAAACACAAACAACACTGAAGAtggaaaatcagacaacataaaGTTATCTTCTTTGAAACTTCCAGAACTCTCAACCTCCAAATCTTCTTCCTTAAACACTACTCATGAAGACAAGACACAGGACAAGAAGATAAATCAAGAATCAGCTTCAGCAAAGAGGAAAGCAGTGGCCAGGCTGAAATCAGTACTAACATCACTTGGTGGAAACAGAGGAAATTCCCAACAAGGTTTAGGAACCAAAGTTGTAGGTACCCTTTTCGGACACAAGCATGGGCATGTACATTTTGCATTTCAGAAAGATCCCAATTCACAACCAGCCTTCTTGGTAGAACTAGCAACCCCCATAAGTGGATTAGTCGACGAAATGGCATCGGGCTTGGTTAGGATTGCATTGGAATGTGACAAGGCAGACGAGAAGAAATCAACTAGACTCATAGATGAGCCTTTGTGGAGGACTTGTTGTAATGGGAAGAAGTGTGGCTTTGCAACAACAAGGGAATGTGGTCCGAAAGAATTGCAGATTCTGAAAGCTGTGGAGCCTATCTCTATGGGTGCTGGTGTTTTGCCAGGGAATTCAGAAGAGAGTGGTGAAGGTGATTCAGGGGATGTGATGTACATGAGGGCTAAGTTTGAGAGAGTTGTGGGCTCTAGAGATTCAGAGGCATTCTACATGATGAACCCTGATTGTGATGGGGCTGCTGAACTTAGTATCTACTTGCTCAGAGTCTAA
- the LOC132600107 gene encoding protein Dr1 homolog, whose protein sequence is MEAMDIVGKTKEDASLPKATMTKIIKEMLPPDVRVARDTQDLLIECCVEFINLISSESNEVCNREEKRTIAPEHVLKALQVLGFGEYIEEVYAAYEQHKLETMDTVRAGKCSNGAEMTEEEALAEQQRMFAEARARMNGGVTGPPKQQDSEAEQTLNS, encoded by the exons ATGGAAGCTATGGACATAGTTGGTAAAACAAAGGAAGACGCTTCACTTCCCAAAG CAACAATGACAAAAATTATTAAAGAAATGTTGCCACCAGATGTTCGTGTAGCCCGAGATACTCAGGATCTTCtgattgaatgttgtgtag AGTTCATTAATCTTATCTCATCAGAATCCAATGAAGTTTGTAATAGAGAAGAGAAACGAACAATTGCACCAGAACATGTACTCAAGGCTTTACAG GTTCTTGGTTTTGGGGAATATATTGAAGAAGTATATGCTGCATATGAACAACACAAGCTAGAGACCATG GACACTGTAAGAGCTGGAAAGTGCAGTAATGGAGCTGAAATGACTGAAGAAGAAGCATTAGCTGAGCAACAGAGGATGTTTGCTGAGGCGCGTGCAAGGATGAATGGCGGTGTTACAGGTCCCCCCAAGCAGCAAGATTCAGAAGCGGAGCAAACCTTGAATAGCTAA
- the LOC132616959 gene encoding uncharacterized protein LOC132616959, with product MEGIEFHHDGESSSSSINRGREIQSSYMGNIIEHIDMASSEHIELLDSCETEIISDPRHEFVVEKQIYKDKETLNAVMRQYAFMKQFQFRVKRSGTKSYHLVCPGDNCSWCLKDSSLNESRLFKIRNFCDVHTCLLKDRIYEQRQATSNVVSIIIMDKYEDPKTIYTPKDISRDMRKQHGVTLTYMQAYRAKQKAMIMLRGDPTDSYSKIPAYLYILQKTYPGSVVRLEKTEEDRFLYTFVALEACIRGWEYCRPIVVVDGTHLKSTYKGTMLIACTLDLGGFILPLAYGIVDSENDSSWTWFFERFRDAFGERENMCFVSDRNKEQMRKLYYAMAKAYTFQEFNECMGRVTKIDRKLRRYLFEIGYHKWTRIHATVKRTWTQTSNIAESINNATVNARELPVAKLLDFTRELVERWNATHNEEAKNTFTDLTKKYQEIINKNGVRASTEFLHTVIDGVRRFTVCLRARTCTCGRFQLDEIPCGLLWLL from the exons ATGGAGGGAATTGAATTCCATCATGATGGTGAAAGTAGTTCCAGTTCAATAAACAGGGGTCGAGAAATTCAATCTTCATACATGGGAAATATTATTGAACATATTGATATGGCTTCAAGTGAACATATTGAGTTGTTGGATAGTTGTGAAACGGAAATAATAAGCGACCCTCGACATGAATTTGTTGTGGAAAAACAGATTTACAAGGATAAAGAAACACTCAATGCAGTTATGaggcaatatgcctttatgaagCAGTTTCAATTTCGGGTGAAAAGGTCTGGTACAAAAAG CTATCATCTCGTATGCCCTGGTGACAATTGTTCATGGTGTTTAAAGGACTCAAGTCTAAATGAGTCAAGGCTTTTCAAGATTAGGAATTTCTGTGATGTGCACACATGCTTGTTAAAGGATAGAATTTATGAACAACGTCAAGCAACTTCCAATGTCGTCAGCATTATTATAATGGATAAGTATGAAGATCCAAAAACAATATACACACCCAAGGATATATCTAGGGACATGAGGAAACAACATGGTGTAACATTGACCTATATGCAAGCTTATAGAGCGAAGCAAAAGGCAATGATTATGTTACGAGGGGATCCCACCGACTCGTATAGTAAAATTCCAGCCTACTTATACATTTTACAGAAGACATATCCGGGATCGGTTGTAAGATTGGAAAAAACAGAGGAAGACCGTTTCTTGTATACCTTTGTAGCACTGGAAGCTTGTATTAGAGGATGGGAGTATTGCAGACCTATAGTGGTGGTTGATGGAACCCATCTTAAATCAACTTACAAGGGGACTATGCTAATTGCTTGTACATTGGATCTAGGTGGTTT TATACTGCCGCTTGCATATGGTATAGTTGATTCCGAAAATGATTCATCTTGGACATGGTTCTTTGAGCGGTTCAGGGATGCTTTTGGTGAGAGGGAGAACATGTGCTTTGTGTCGGACAG AAACAAAGAGCAGATGAGGAAATTATACTATGCAATGGCTAAGGCATACACCTTCCAAGAGTTTAACGAATGCATGGGAAGGGTGACCAAAATAGATAGGAAGCTGAGGAGATACTTGTTTGAGATTGGTTATCATAAATGGACACGGATACATGCAACAGTAAAAAGAACATGGACACAGACTTCAAACATAGCTGAATCTATAAACAATGCTACAGTGAATGCAAGGGAATTGCCGGTGGCAAAATTATTGGATTTCACGAGGGAATTGGTTGAAAGATGGAATGCGACGCACAATGAAGAAGCAAAGAATACATTCACAGATCTTACTAAAAAGTATCAAGAAATTATCAACAAGAATGGG GTACGAGCTTCCACTGAATTTCTACATACAGTGATTGATGGTGTTAGGAGGTTCACAGTGTGTCTTCGAGCTAGGACGTGTACTTGTGGAAGATTTCAACTGGATGAGATACCTTGCGGGCTGCTATGGTTGCTATAG